gaatggtctgaaacacagaaaatacgCTGTGAGTGGCAGTTCACTGCTTGACTATACTCTGCTGATGCCAGAGTTTAGAGTAATGGCCAGACTCCTTTGAGCTGACAGGAGGGACTCAAATAACTGCTCATTACAACCAACGTATGCAGAGGAGCATTTCTAAATCCACAGcatgtcaaaccttgaagcaggaACAAGAAACTGAAACAACAATTTACACGGTCTCACCAAACTTGAACAATAGAAGATGGCCGTAAAAATGTTGCCAGGTCTGATGATTCTCGATTTCTACTGCAACATTTgaatggtagggtcagaattctATGTAAATaagatgaaagcatggatccaacCATGCATCAGGCTGGTGGtgatggtgtaatggtgtgggaaTTATTATCTTGCCACAGTTTGGCCTCTTGGTACCAATTTTAACTTCACAGCCTGCGCGTCATTCCTTTTAAGACCACTGTGTACCCATCGcttgatggctgcttccaggaGGATATTGTGCCATATCACAAACTTCAAatgatctcaaactggtttcttgagcaTGACAAGTTTTAAGCCAGGCTGTTCACTGTATTCGAATGGCCAAAAAAGCTCCTTTGGGGTATGTTGGAACAGGAAATTAACGTTATGGACCATAACCCAtagaagaattaaggcagtccTGAAAACCAAAGGGGGTtcaacccagtactagcaaaTTGTGCATATCGCTTTTTGTTAGTTAGTTACTGTAAAGAGGAATGATGGGAACATTTATTATTGTACATGTGGTACTAAGTCCTGTGAAAATAGTTATAAACACTCTAAACCAGCTCAGTACAGGTTTTGAAATGTAGCTTTGCGGGATGACTAattcttttatatatttattttaaaatcaagCCACAGTTAAAGACTAATTCTATAACAGATTCTatggatttattttgtaaaacaCAGTCTCGACGGTTAAATATTTACTGACGGAAAGAAATGTGTTAGTATTTACAGCACACGGTTAGCTAGCTTTCAAATCAGATGTGAAGCCTAATATGAGCTTCAACCGCCGCTTTTATGGTCTCTCTTATCACTGTGGATGTTTCTGCTCCACCGGACACACTGCTGATCTTCACCTCATGCTCACACACTGCACGAAGCCATTATAAGTCAATTATTTTCAAGAAACCAGCACAAACTACTCACAGTGAATGATTTGACAAGGAAGAGAGAGCGGAGCGCCGAGAAAATAGTCCGGGCACTCCGCAAAGAATGACACAGATAGTTCCGGTTTGTAGAACACCAAAAATTATCAAATCAAGTCCAAACCaatcaataaatataaaaagtatTCTAATATTGGCTTATATAACGTATGTTAATATAGCATTACATCACTAAATTGTTCCTGTTAGCAAATATTCTGTTGTCTCTATAATATAATGTTACTATACAAACCGGTTATTaagtcaataattaattaataataatgtattgTACATAATGCAtgtatgtaaaatataacattatatttttctttcacatgaaaaaaacaaaatctctgACCAATAGCGTCAGCCAGCTGTAGAATCAAAACACTAGTATAAAAGCCagttttgataaaaaaaaaaattatctccTAATTTTATAAAGCTACTTTCCACCACCGTTACTGCTCGTTTTACTGATAATTAAGcttgaattattttaattttgggGTGAATCCCAAAGCAGTTGAACGCATtggactaaaataaaaataaaaaattaaatgtacTTATATGTGATTTAAATAACTAGATTTTCgttttaaagaaaatgataGAAATCTCTCCCAGTGAACGCTTAAACCAACACGTACGCATTTCTTTACAATCTTTGTAGCTGTTGTGCCTGAGAGAAACTGATAAGAAATGTATCCAGTGTAGGACCAACCAACAGACAGCTTGTGTCTGAAGATAATAGAGATGAGCCCCcatttttcccacacaaccCTGGGCTGTCAGCAGTACACTTGTTCAGCTTGACAGAGGAGATACGGCGGCTGACTTTCAAGGTAAGGCGATGCAAAAGTAAAATGAGTTATTTTTGAAGCAAAACCACCATATGAGGAGAGAGAGGGGCGCAGAGGTACTGAAAGTCCTTAAAGGATCACTTGAAgacttttcttcttcctgatatttcattatatttcGCTCATTTCAGCTGGCTGTGCTTTGGCCACAGGCTTCAGGGCATGTGACTTTCGCTGCTACTACTACTGTGCTTACTCATCCTGTGTGTAGGGCTCATTATTCCACTCCACTATACATGAACATGAATCATCCTCACATTCAGATATTTTTGGTATATGCTGCCTACAAGGAGATCAGACGTGGAGATGATGTAGCACTCTGATCTCTCAATAACCCGTTCTTGTGTTGAATGATGACAGCTGAATCtgtcagtttttttgtttttgtatttcccATACAGTTTGTGCCAGTTCATGTAGGTTCATTTAGTGAAATCACTGTTCTCTTGTATTTAgcacagcagcttttttttctatACTACGATGGATACCAAATAATCATGAGACAGATAATAGGGCTTAAATCTCAGGGCCTTGGTGTGTTTGGAGCAGAGCTGATCAGTGCCAAGAAATATTCTTACTTGAGTGTTCTTGAGTTGTTCTGGACTTAATTTAAGCTGACAACTGTGATGTGAGGTGCCAACACAATAATCCCAGTGACGAATCCAAAGCCCACACTTTTTTACGTGTGTGGATTCAGTGGAAGTTTTTACCCTAAAATACACCATAGTCACTTTGGCCCACATGTGAGAATGATGGAGGGACAAATACACACAACCTTGAGAACTGGTACTGGAAAGTTTTAGATTAACATATTGAAAAATTATGATATGACCTTCTTGACCTCAAAGCAACATTTGGCAGACACATGGAGGAGAACGAGCAGTCAGCAAGAGGCCTCCATTTCGTGGGCAAGAAGGATGAACTTATTGAAGCAAAGCGGTCTTTCAGAACAATAGAAGATCGGGATATACTGATTATCTACCACCAGGGAGTCTTCTATGCTATGGATTCTTACTGTTACCGTAAGTGCCGTTTTTCTAGTGAAAAACTCATAGTGGTCACTGCAGAGAGAGGAAATACACCGGGACCTTTAACACTGGACTTCATTAATAAATTATTGAACATTTTAGCACATGTCATCTGGAAAGTGTTTCCTTTTTAGCAAAatgttagtgtgtttgtttattttgtgataCACTGATACTCCGTCATTTCGGCAGATGCTGGAGGAATGCTGAACAACGGCGACATTGAGGTGAGTTTCAGGTTTAAATTACAAGGGTTAGATCAAGACAACATTCCAAAATATCAGAGCAAATATCTTCTACAATCACTCAAGCAGTAATTTAACTAAACACCATGACATGAACACTTAACACAGTTTTCATGTCTGAATTTACTGCCATTCACTACAAAAGCCTTAAACAAATAGTGCCTCAGCTTAACCCCAGTACCTGTTGTCTGAATACACTTCCCCACATCTTAAAACTACTTTTCAGCAGCTTAGCCGCTGAGCTCTTGAAAACTGGGAATGGTTCCTTTCTCGTATTTTCCCTGCATCATCAAAGACTGCAGTTGTCCACCCCActtgaaaaagagaaatgtgGATCCTGCTGCACTTAATAGTTATGGGTTTATTTCTAACCTTCCATTTATTGGTAGAATTATTTAGAaaagttgtttttaattaaattagtaATTTCTTGAATATTAATTGTTATTATGTCATCTTTCAATCGGGCTTTCATCACCACAGGACAGGATCTGCTCTCATGAAGGTATAAAACAATATTCACCTGAATACAGTCTCAGGCAAACTGACTACCCTGGTACTGTGCAAATTTTATGTATGTAATACCATAGCTCATAACACACTATTAGACAGTTCAGAAAATGTGGTGGGTCTTACAGGAACGATTCTTATACGATTTAAATCATGCATTAAAGATTTGTCTCTGTTGATGCTTATGAAACAGAGAAAGCCCAATGCTTCATGGAGTCCCACACGGATCAATTCTTGGGCCCCTCTTATTTCACATGGATATCCTTCCTCTTAGTGACATCTTTCAAGAATACAAGGTTGCTTGTCAAAGCTCTAATTTAATTGGTAAAAAATCTTATTACAACTTGCCTGAGGAGTCACTGATAGGCATTTTTATTGAGATGAATATCTACATACAAAACTGTGAGTCAACTGGTTTCAAAAAgttgtgtattttcttttgtaATGCGTGTattcattttcctaaatcttgTCTCTGACATATGCCCCCCATAAAGTATCACTTACAGTCCAAACtaatttaacattttcaaacaataaaaaataaaccgaataaaacacaaaaaaatcaaaactaaataaaaataaaaactaattagtACATAGAATACTATAATAACTCTTTCTAGTGGTTCATGGATTTGAAACTAATCAGTGTGATAAGCCATTTAGCAGTTACACTGCTCACTTCTGGAACTAACTACCACTGAGGTCAGATCTTCTCTAACCTTGGCTGTTTTTAAGAAATGTTATTAATCACTACTGCTTTTAAGTAATCTGGTATCTGtattattatagttattatttcttttttcttctttttttcccctttaaacCACCTTGAATGACTATAGCATTTGAGggtgatatataaataaactttcttTGCCTTGGCTTAAGTTATTACCTCATTCCTGATTTAACATATTCTTGTATCTGCACCAAAATGACTAAAGGCAAATGCTGGGCTGAGGCTGTGACGATATTGTATTATTATGTTATAGTGCAAATAAACCTAAAATGACATACAGACAAGGTCATTTACCTGCCTTTTGTCCACATGCAGGAAATTAATGGCAAGCTGTGCATAATTTGTCCGAAGCATAAGTACAAGCTCACTCTAGCCAAAGGGGAGTGCTTATACAAAGGGACCAACCCCAAGGAAAAGCCACCTGTGCCCAGATGGTACTCCAAGGGTGTGAAGCAGAGAACGCACACAGTCACAGAGAACAACGGGGAGATCTACGTCAAGCTCTCTGATGACCCAGATTGGATCGAATCAGATTACTACCAAGGAGAAAAAGGCAAGATAGAAAGAGCCAAAGCTGAAGCATCTGAGAAGGAAACATCTTGACAGTAATGGATGAAGATTGCACCCAAGTGTTCTCTTTTTGTCTGCTCTGATCTCCTCTAAATAATTGTATGATGACTGTATGGCGAGGTTGTTAGTGATGACATGCACTCTGTGGTCAATTTATAAGCACTCAGTTGGATAGATAGCTCTAAAGTGGCTCTTGTTTTTGGTCGTTATTGACTGTATTTACACGTTTGTATGGGTGATGGTTTATTTCAAGCACTGGTAAAGCATTGGCATTTAACATTGATGTCTGTTTGTCATCATCTCCATCTCTAAATAAACATTTCTAAGGATGAATTTTGATTTCCGTGTCATCCATCTCATATAGGACAGTGACATCCAATACTCTTTGTGTAGTATGCATACAGGGAAGGAATCAGTAGCACTAGATTTATGTATTTGGGATTATtgtcatatatatttttttcccagtaactacaaaaaacaaaaacctgtttgCTGAGAAATTAGATAATCCAAGAAGTCTTGGAGGGTTGCAGATCCAGCAGGCATTTGGCTGGCTCTGCGGGCACTGAGGGGGCCCTGCATATTTTGTATAAAATGTATGGTTTTTGTTGTGGATACTTTTATTTGTATCCAGTATTGTATCCAACTAGAtttggtgacctgtccaggataCACTCCACCTCTCCCCTATGGCAGCTATGGTAGGCTGTAGCTCAACTGCAGGCATTAGCTGGATAAGcaaaagaagatggatggatggattaaaaATTTCACAAAGCAGGGAAAATACATACAgttagtgttattattattaatttaatcACATGTCAGTAGACTTAATGTGACTTAATGCATAGCTTTCCTATACTTCACATGCAGTGCAAAAGAATGAGGCTGTAGCATTTCTTAACCATTTGATATGAAGGGTCAAGACAGCCTGTCACATTCAGATTATTTCTCTGTTTCTGTACCAGAATTGTACAATAGTGACATTGGTTGAGAGCAGAAATGCTGTGGGGTATAGAGCCCCTCTGTGCATGAATGATGCTGTTCTCTAGCTGGCTTATAGCAAACTCAGTACTGTGTGACTCTTCAGATACAGTCAAGAAACACCCATGGGTTATATGGAATAAGGGGGCAGTTTAATTACATAATCAAGTTGGGAGTCTTGACAGAAGGCAGTGGCCATTATCTGCAGGTGGTCATTTGCAATAGGTCAAGCGGTGGGCTGTTCGTCAAGATAAAGAGCAGACTGTGTGGGGAAAGTGCTTAGCAGGGCCAGTGCATCTGCCAGAAGGAGAGCATGTAAGCAACACAGATTTTCAGTGTAGAAGGGCAATCAAACTCAAGCCCTGGTTTTATGTTATGCATTATTCATAATGGCTGCGAATGACCCATGAGGCTCTGATTAAGCCTTTAAGGGTCAGGCTATTCTTCCCCTCAATTCTTTGTGGATGCCCTGGAGCTTTTCCAAGAGGGCAAGCCAGACCTTATTATTACCTTTTACCTACCTCTctcacaacaacaaaacaccacCCGAAAAAAAAGCTGGTTTAAGCATTTTAAATGTCCTCGCAGTGTCAGCAAATAGCCAGTCACGTGCTCACTTTGGTGGTCATTATTGTTGTCACTGTCATTAACACTGCGCCCCGTGCTTCCAGGCAATTAACTTTTGTGTGAACGCCTGTGGAGGAGTGCGGTGACAGTGTGGGGCAGCAGAATGGTGGCGGGCCTGTTGGCACACACCAGCCGTGCAGAGGGGCAAAGCTGCGGTGAGGCAACAAGATGTAAAACTATGTCCGAAACAAAAGCGGGTGAGGGTGTTCGTTTGTGCGCGTGTGTTGGCGCGTGTATGTCAGCGCGTGCGCGTTGCTGAGTCAGACGCGGCCGCTCACGGTTCagtcaaccccccccccctctctctctctctctctctctttcttcccaGTTGTTATTTTGCTAGCGACACTTTGTTTCATCCACCGACGTCATCCATACGGTCTGGACACCGAGGCGCGAAGCTACCCTCCCTCTCCGTAGTTAATTGTTTCCTACCGACTGACAACTTGTTCGCCTGTTAGAGCGCTGGCTGTCTGTCCATGGGCGCTGCTGTTTACACactctgctgctcctcctccgCCGGCTGGGCTGTCCGGTGCGCCTCTGCGGTCGGTTCGGGACGGTGTCGAACTCCGCTTTTATGAATGAATAACGAGACGGGGAAATGCCCGTGACTGCGAAACTCCCCCTACAGCCGGGCTCCCGGGGGGTCAGCCACCGATGAGAGGTATTAACGACGGAGCCGAGCCGCGGCTCATTGCGGAAAAAGCGAGCCCTGACTGCAGACTGGCGTGGAAAGGCACCGTGAGCGGGAAACGGGCTCCATAGCGTAAAGCAGCGGAACGAAACCGCGGTGACCACAATGTAAGTTCCTCTGGACCTGCAACTCATTAAGGCTTATGAAGAGATGGGGCTCCTGGTTGCATGccttattgatttttttcagtatATCACTGCttggaaaacacacaaagatagCGGGAATAATTCGTCCGTCTGAATTATTCTAACATAATACACACTCAGGTGTGATAATGAAGGCCTGGGCGAGCTTCTCTTCAGTGATTTTCAGTGACATAGCTGTGATGCACTGTCTCCGTGAGAGACATGAATAATAAGGTCCAGTGCAAAGAGAGGAGCCTCCGCTCCCTCGGTGCTCTTTGATCATCATCATCTACCTGTGTGATGCCTTCAGTTCACTTTCAACCACGAGTTGTCTGGCTTGCAGGTCCATCCACATCGTGGCGCTGGGCAGCGAGTGCCCCGGAGGAGTCGGTCCAGGAGATGAGATGTTGGGGCAGGGGCAGCTGCAGGGGGGGTTGCTGTGGAGCTACCTGGGTCAGGGAGCCATGGTGGGACCATGCGACCTAGAGAGCAGTATGCACAACCCGGCTTTCATGGAGTACACCTCACGTGTCTTTGGAGATGTCACGGTAGTGGTTCGGGATTGTCCCAGCTGGGTAAGAGACAGGTGGTGTGTTTGAGTGAGCAGACTGAGAGAAGCAGAGACACCTGCATGAGTCAGCTTTGGGTTGTGTATGTATTTGTGCACTGGAAGTCTGATCTTAAAGAATCATTTTCAGTGCTATTATGGCTCTTTTCCTCTACATTTACATCCTCTTGATTGTCTGTGCTGGTTTTATGCCAAATCAGAGGCATTTCCAGAGTACTGTGAGAAAATGTGAGTTACTTAATGTATATGCTGTTTACTTTTCAGCCTGCTTCTGTTTCTCAGAAGATACAGCCTTCTACAATATTTCAACTTCCAGTGGCCCTTGCCTTGCAGCACTGATTGCAGGCTTTATAAAAACGTCTCTATTCTTAGGACGCTATTTTAACATGCACTGCAGAAAAAACCTGATGAAAGAACTTTTGTTCTTAATAGCATATGCACTGTTAGGGTTTTGTATGCATCCTATTATAGGCCTGTCTAACCCCGTCAGGGGTGTTGCTGGTGGAAGTCTGTGTGTCTAATTCTCTGTCTctgccttttatttttaattcaaaatGCTCAAAGCTTTCTGaagtgtttttccttcctaatGGGTTGAATTAGGCTGGTTTAGAGTAGCTAGCCTCATAAAGATCTCTAGGGGGTAAAGTTAAATAACCCAGTTACACTGAGGAATTTGTACTTATATGAGAGGAAGTGTTAGGTTTATATGAGTTGTGGTGAAGACAGGGGTGTAGACACATCTCTGTGTATGTCTTTGCTTGGGTCTCAGCCCTCCATCTATTTACAAATGTCATCCTTTCCTTGCCTTTCTAGGACTTGCTGGACAGCGACTGGGCCAGTGTTCGGAAAGTTCTTGAGCAGGCGGACATTTTAGTTATTAAATATTCAGTCACTGACAAGCTGGC
This genomic interval from Oreochromis niloticus isolate F11D_XX linkage group LG5, O_niloticus_UMD_NMBU, whole genome shotgun sequence contains the following:
- the rfesd gene encoding Rieske domain-containing protein; amino-acid sequence: MEENEQSARGLHFVGKKDELIEAKRSFRTIEDRDILIIYHQGVFYAMDSYCYHAGGMLNNGDIEEINGKLCIICPKHKYKLTLAKGECLYKGTNPKEKPPVPRWYSKGVKQRTHTVTENNGEIYVKLSDDPDWIESDYYQGEKGKIERAKAEASEKETS